The Methanobrevibacter ruminantium genome has a window encoding:
- a CDS encoding PRC-barrel domain-containing protein, whose protein sequence is MVEVSTLYDLDIYTLAGQYVGRVHDVVLNIRYGTISRLQVKALEPERKSAGFRDIFRGGFQFVPEEEVGRTFQEGLLNIEFDRVTAIGDIMLIDPQDLKRPKPPVAGEEMSIRPRPEPVRAAPAEAPVESPIPKAQ, encoded by the coding sequence ATGGTAGAAGTTTCAACTCTTTACGATTTGGATATATATACATTAGCAGGACAGTATGTAGGTCGAGTACACGATGTAGTTTTAAATATCAGATATGGAACTATCTCTAGACTTCAAGTAAAAGCTTTAGAACCTGAAAGAAAAAGTGCAGGGTTCAGAGATATCTTTAGAGGTGGATTCCAGTTCGTACCTGAAGAAGAAGTAGGCAGAACCTTCCAAGAAGGCTTACTTAACATTGAGTTTGACAGAGTAACTGCTATTGGCGACATTATGTTAATTGATCCTCAAGACTTAAAAAGACCAAAACCTCCAGTAGCTGGAGAAGAAATGTCTATTCGCCCAAGACCAGAGCCTGTTAGAGCAGCTCCGGCAGAAGCTCCTGTAGAATCTCCTATACCAAAAGCACAATAG
- a CDS encoding Mov34/MPN/PAD-1 family protein: protein MGFEDLVSKMNRRNQFKKVCVDQGVIDSVVFYSKKSYPNEFLAMLDGHVKDNVLYITGLLFLPGERSHTSASFNDWMIPPNQKKWGSVHSHPGNNANPSHADLMTFSKHGPFHIIVCEPYSLETMKAYNAYGEPVGFEVGNFRDENKDLMLEDLKQIKEEIDEMDGEDLSPSFFDLDKDLSYFDDDKEKTNKYSHEFDESYDPYNISDEDLGAIDLNPTVVEIGGERINGQSPKLGLVIEFRDGKPILKGVSNKFLEDEDE from the coding sequence ATGGGATTTGAAGATTTAGTCTCAAAAATGAACCGGAGAAATCAATTCAAGAAGGTCTGTGTAGACCAGGGAGTGATCGATTCTGTAGTGTTCTATTCTAAAAAATCATATCCCAATGAATTTTTAGCCATGCTTGATGGACACGTTAAGGATAATGTTCTATATATCACTGGACTTTTGTTCCTGCCTGGTGAAAGGTCCCATACAAGCGCAAGCTTTAACGATTGGATGATTCCACCTAATCAGAAAAAATGGGGTTCTGTACATTCCCATCCAGGAAACAATGCAAATCCGTCACATGCAGATTTAATGACATTTTCAAAGCATGGGCCATTCCATATTATTGTCTGTGAACCGTACAGCTTAGAGACTATGAAAGCTTATAATGCTTATGGAGAGCCAGTTGGATTTGAAGTTGGAAACTTTAGGGATGAGAATAAGGATTTGATGCTTGAGGACTTAAAGCAAATCAAAGAGGAAATTGATGAAATGGATGGTGAGGATCTAAGTCCTTCATTCTTTGATTTGGATAAGGACTTGTCATATTTTGATGATGATAAGGAAAAGACCAATAAGTATTCTCATGAATTTGACGAATCTTATGATCCATATAACATATCCGATGAGGATTTGGGAGCTATTGACTTGAATCCAACTGTTGTTGAAATAGGTGGAGAGAGAATCAATGGTCAAAGTCCTAAATTAGGTCTTGTCATTGAATTTAGAGATGGAAAGCCTATTTTAAAAGGAGTTTCAAATAAATTCCTCGAAGATGAGGATGAGTAA
- a CDS encoding tRNA-binding protein, which translates to MWDTAKDYRILIAMHSRELFLRTVQTGSFRGNWNKKGAIEETKRMEPDLKSLLYCYLEGDTLANCEDVDKLEEKANRIIDFLGGEDWAHKFMNGAPKDEREKTEENIAKVRFFLDTILGLRNRFKFGPIDDPIIAIDVKVGEIMSVSKHPNADSLMICNVNLGKRALKVVTNDLTVKEGNRVGVSLLPPATFMEIVSEGMFLGMNGSILKDVQGELGQMPNGIPMESLNETKNMITNFLDN; encoded by the coding sequence ATGTGGGATACTGCTAAAGATTATAGAATTTTAATAGCTATGCATTCTCGTGAATTATTCCTAAGAACTGTTCAAACAGGAAGTTTTAGGGGGAATTGGAATAAGAAAGGAGCTATTGAAGAAACCAAAAGGATGGAGCCGGACTTAAAGTCATTGCTTTACTGCTATCTTGAAGGAGATACATTAGCTAATTGTGAAGATGTTGATAAGCTTGAAGAAAAAGCCAATAGGATCATTGATTTCCTTGGCGGTGAAGATTGGGCTCATAAGTTTATGAATGGAGCTCCAAAGGATGAAAGGGAAAAGACTGAAGAAAACATTGCTAAGGTCAGATTCTTCCTTGACACCATTTTAGGTCTTAGAAACAGATTCAAATTCGGACCAATTGATGATCCAATCATTGCAATTGATGTGAAGGTTGGAGAAATCATGAGTGTCAGCAAGCACCCTAATGCTGATTCCCTAATGATTTGTAATGTAAATCTTGGAAAAAGGGCTTTGAAAGTTGTTACCAATGACTTGACTGTTAAGGAAGGAAATAGAGTAGGCGTTTCATTGCTTCCTCCTGCTACATTTATGGAAATTGTTTCTGAAGGTATGTTTTTAGGAATGAACGGTAGCATCTTGAAGGATGTTCAAGGTGAATTGGGCCAAATGCCTAATGGAATACCTATGGAATCATTGAATGAAACCAAAAACATGATTACAAACTTCTTGGACAATTAA
- a CDS encoding aspartate dehydrogenase, translating to MIVGIVGCGAIANTIVNEFMSDSGIQIKYFYDTDIERAENLAQIANGVAVLRLEDMLDDVDLILESASPIALKIIALDILERGVDLMVMSVGALMDNEFRNKVRKTAEDNNAKVYAPSGAIVGLDGIKAASIGKITEASLTTRKAPKSLGREVEEEEVLFEGKASEAVEKFPVNINVAASLSIACNMDIDVKIIVDPKVERNVHEVVVKGDFGEFRTSSENYPFAANPKTSMLAAFSAIKLLKSFGECFSVGT from the coding sequence ATGATTGTAGGTATTGTAGGATGTGGGGCTATAGCCAATACTATAGTAAATGAATTCATGTCTGATAGTGGAATACAAATTAAATATTTCTATGATACAGACATAGAACGGGCAGAAAATCTTGCACAGATTGCAAATGGTGTTGCTGTTTTAAGATTGGAAGATATGTTGGATGACGTTGATTTGATTTTGGAATCAGCTTCTCCAATTGCATTAAAGATCATTGCATTGGATATCCTTGAAAGAGGTGTTGATCTTATGGTAATGAGTGTAGGTGCATTGATGGATAATGAATTCAGAAACAAGGTTAGAAAAACTGCAGAAGACAATAATGCTAAAGTGTATGCTCCTTCAGGTGCTATAGTTGGCTTGGATGGTATCAAGGCGGCATCCATAGGCAAGATTACAGAAGCTTCATTGACTACAAGAAAAGCGCCTAAATCTTTAGGAAGGGAAGTTGAAGAGGAAGAGGTTCTATTTGAAGGAAAAGCTTCAGAAGCTGTTGAGAAATTCCCAGTGAATATCAATGTTGCAGCATCCTTAAGCATTGCATGCAATATGGATATTGATGTAAAGATAATAGTGGATCCAAAAGTGGAGAGGAATGTTCATGAGGTTGTAGTTAAAGGTGACTTCGGCGAATTCAGAACAAGCTCTGAAAACTATCCATTTGCTGCAAACCCAAAAACAAGCATGTTAGCTGCATTTTCAGCTATTAAGCTCTTAAAGAGTTTTGGTGAATGTTTCTCTGTAGGAACATAA
- a CDS encoding tRNA(His) guanylyltransferase Thg1 family protein, with protein MKDYEIYSTMKVPKNSNIIIRLDGRKFHSLSKALDLVKPYDENFYKIITNVCLDIFNQFAPKFIYAFSDEISILLDEIPFSGRVEKINSVFASLASSSFTYNLLNDYSNEFDLDNLSDNERNIVFPISFDSRIIPIDDASISDYFKWRQDECWRNCINGYGIWALKKEYDSEEANEKINGLKSNEIHDMLFERGINLNDVETWKKRGIGVYKRSWEIEGFNPKKQEKTVSTRSEVFVDYDLDIFNQEFFEKL; from the coding sequence ATGAAGGATTATGAGATTTATTCAACTATGAAGGTTCCAAAGAACTCCAATATCATCATACGTTTAGATGGTCGCAAGTTTCATAGTTTATCAAAGGCATTAGATCTTGTAAAGCCTTATGATGAAAACTTCTATAAGATAATCACAAATGTTTGCCTCGACATATTCAATCAGTTTGCACCTAAATTCATTTATGCATTTTCAGATGAAATCAGCATACTTTTGGATGAGATTCCATTTTCAGGCAGAGTTGAGAAGATCAATTCTGTATTCGCTTCACTGGCTTCAAGTTCCTTTACATATAATTTATTAAACGATTATTCTAATGAATTTGATTTAGATAACCTATCAGATAATGAAAGGAATATTGTATTTCCTATTTCATTTGATTCAAGAATCATTCCAATCGATGATGCATCTATATCTGACTACTTCAAATGGAGACAAGATGAATGTTGGAGAAATTGCATCAATGGATATGGCATCTGGGCACTGAAAAAGGAATACGATAGTGAAGAAGCAAATGAGAAAATTAATGGATTGAAATCTAATGAAATCCATGACATGCTATTTGAGAGAGGAATAAATCTCAATGATGTGGAAACCTGGAAGAAAAGAGGAATAGGAGTTTATAAGAGATCTTGGGAAATTGAAGGATTCAATCCTAAAAAACAGGAAAAAACAGTCTCAACAAGGTCTGAAGTCTTTGTTGATTATGATTTGGATATCTTTAATCAAGAGTTCTTTGAAAAATTATAA